A DNA window from Oncorhynchus tshawytscha isolate Ot180627B linkage group LG13, Otsh_v2.0, whole genome shotgun sequence contains the following coding sequences:
- the c2cd3 gene encoding C2 domain-containing protein 3 isoform X5, whose protein sequence is MSIETAVSAFRSTVKPASQPNILVVPSLSRPLSVNSGKESGSNTPRGKDHLYFQNAQTEKKTDLALENQKPTSSRSQHGQGAANPTVQESTHGQTTNDILSVILERGSKLRNAMVVSALKSDMDSEMALKDTPLPLPKDDIGAPPMLSIPPHGRLLQNILHADSSLLQSPHSPPDYLSPDCTAADTENRAVDLLLGSLNGSALPIWDGEGSPPDSFLSVYGDSELNDPQYDQSLLENLFYKAPMSNSSPSDDDKDGPSPKKSLKKRGDDKELRHSGPKKSGGLDSENVQTPGTGDMLPGLCMDQLTVLGEVRLARVVIHSLTVPADSTTTIPKKTSGKGKPPRPLSSKKCSYFVEYLFPVASSRHCPSQALAAEVTRVFSSKVTGGVVNFQKRNVFPVHFSGSTIEQWWGTELTFNIYFRNSSQKKPVAIGKAVFPLRCLLQREQLSQTIILPVQSLQGTGESQDIGPLKVSLELAADNKDFSSANGQRSAGASYRAPSHALTSPQREASPSRVDMTTIRPQHHNTRGEDIPLSTVNNRYSRMGKITVAPQEGPSPLTSLQTSHDRPQAHQVVEEDSGVLLHALLMVPNGKDFSCGPMQPPNVYLNCKLFGQDETSRSVISWGQANPSFNFVQVAPVALTSRLLERMRNNVMVIEVWQRAGSLGQDRLLGLVKLPLHQFYMSFRDPKISHLLLQAQYPVLGVDSYMPVIDVFSGIIKGNLRVLLAMGLSVQIVSLQHMRDEELVSVSHLPRPGHLLDHQPHKVKPSPEETMREHLFVVRVERVKGLTPLQSTVWGEADCYVQYTFPTQEEPPAQSLDPNLLNCSVNLRQFRTTTTLCVPDPVFGHSESHVLLAPVEVPVQRLLLSSFSSQGLANGGGIPFEVWCRYYYPNVRDQLVAKGMLPLSKLCAMVTMQRQQPTEAQVFSLPLMPRTDSPAGHQPQPSGLLDVFVHYKQRQLISDVRSGGAASRVVTMVVQVHRAAGLQAAARALSEQDETFQYYADVGVNVYVTAHLSFLPESERRSTRVAARTFCPEFDHHTEFPCELQVQRSSGETCSLAELLQQATAVFTVWNRDSRMGMVSPRSKNTLLGTVRIQLADLIHKRTGISGWFGVSLPKDLTSSPRHHIFVGGLDISINFAHHADRERVITAAQGLGWEVGREEEEEELPNEGDMWAETPRTVSLTMSMPRAWLPVHCLLLPGHSELQRSTYCYFRYKLYDGEAFCSQLRHPGLSVEEGGGGEEGLATVAFRGSRTVELRSSQPLLWYLREEKLEIQVWVAFGKDRRPRPHDMDRLVGSAFVDLSSLAKMARHKLNLSGVYPLFRRSAPDLSGAALRVHITLTPGSLPEAHTPGGRDSQDQENCDSQGDEKEGGQGVPSSTAAVSRQSGTPSRHQTKSSVSVEPSPPFEVSMEDTFTVTITVDRAMHLSLKGCPLAERSGVLPSCWVSYVTTDSAEPVTTALIADSHCPVWDHQQECRLSKQLLLDPQQSLVFKVWHKGDVERVIGFASVDLSPLLSGFQSVCGWYNITDFNGQCQGQLKVSVSPLKGVQELRSQRQAVCDGNKDSSALFQTLPLYYHTTATYSSFPSHVSRYTEQRINSTPHLSDRLLPERSSESDRHDEHMDRVRLYHQSLQEGGGGHPTSAAAVDAHPSSSVLFSALRKNLSELDDIQRYFSHKLSTPTFPSQSEQGQRSRLDEHQVSDTDSSQLLLKSTRLVGEVNNLISVIGSRELEGQAAKERIGFGGDQRDIPAGARATGLQGHHRMETIPSSPKNSSTTPPVPDDPHLPEGYETFPQSAPCFHKASGSPQEDLSPVPSPVPCMYQEHSDSQADEEEEDKAPASEDDEGGGPREEEEDGDYEETVVEPRPLNEFASLTDRTSPWTSLLSDPDLASLESLETPEERQALDYSYHPSLTQQEGERSDLQTDTLQAWRSSEAIGSRLEEREQHVNSEFSHGPDTDEEEDTVSDGERTLQTSDNEAALHQESITAALHEQSLLCSGETASRVPGDREALSEVETSGLLYDTAAFSEEDTEHVVTSDTYQPETFLHKEDNRKSKHSDPVEIPNFFLSSHHMEASMRALRIAPVFPLASSDPKKSSLRHGILCRRVPRPRPNIPPSSMKKEETKRIAKIFASHFKD, encoded by the exons ATGAGTATCGAAACGGCTGTGTCTGCATTCAGGTCCACAGTGAAGCCAGCATCTCAACCAAACATTCTGGTGGTGCCCTCCTTGTCCAGACCACTCTCTGTCAACAGTGGGAAAGAGTCAGGGAGCAATACGCCAAG AGGGAAAGACCATTTGTACTTCCAAAATGCCCAGACGGAAAAAAAGACTGACTTGGCACTTGAGAACCAAAAGCCAACATCAAGTAGATCTCAACATGGACAGGGAGCGGCAAATCCCACAGTGCAGGAATCAACTCATGGACAGACCACCAACGACATACTTTCAG TTATTCTAGAGCGTGGAAGCAAGCTTAGAAATGCCATGGTGGTATCAGCTTTAAAGTCTGACATGGACTCTGAAATGGCTCTGAAAGacactcctctacctcttccaAAGGACGACATAGGAGCACCACCAAT GCTGTCCATTCCTCCCCATGGGAGGCTACTGCAGAACATTCTGCATGCTGACTCCAGTCTCCTGCAGTCTCCCCACAGTCCCCCAGACTACCTCAGCCCAGACTGTACTGCTGCTGACACTGAGAACAGGGCAGTGGATCTGCTGCTGGGCAG TTTGAACGGATCTGCTCTCCCTATCTGGGATGGAGAGGGCTCTCCTCCTGATTCTTTCCTCAGTGTGTATGGAGACAGTGAACTCAATGACCCACAGTATGACCAGAGCCTGCTAGAGAACCTCTTCTACAAAGCTCCT ATGTCTAACAGCAGTCCAAGTGATGACGACAAGGATGGTCCTTCTCCAAAGAAGAGTCTCAAGAAGAGGGGTGATGATAAAGAGCTGAGGCACTCTGGTCCAAAGAAAAGTGGAGG CCTGGACTCAGAAAATGTGCAGACTCCAGGGACTGGGGATATGCTTCCTGGGCTGTGTATGGACCAGCTCACTGTCCTAGGTGAGGTCCGGTTGGCCAGAGTAGTGATTCACTCCCTGACTGTGCCTGCCGACAGCACCACCACCATACCTAAGAAGACGTCTGGCAAAGGGAAACCTCCTCGACCCCTCTCCTCTAAGAAATG CTCCTATTTTGTGGAGTACCTGTTCCCCGTAGCTTCCAGCAGGCATTGTCCTAGTCAGGCCCTGGCAGCAGAGGTGACACGAGTCTTCTCTAGTAAAGTTACAGGAGGTG TGGTGAACTTTCAGAAGCGCAATGTGTTTCCAGTCCACTTCAGTGGGTCAACTATTGAGCAGTGGTGGGGAACAGAACTCACATTTAACATCTACTTCAGAAACAGCTCCCAGaagaaa CCTGTAGCCATTGGCAAGGCTGTGTTCCCCCTCCGCTGTCTACTGCAGAGGGAGCAGCTGAGTCAGACTATCATTCTGCCTGTCCAGAGTCTGCAGGGGACTGGTGAGAGCCAGGACATCGGCCCCCTCAAg GTGTCACTTGAACTGGCTGCAGACAACAAAGATTTCTCATCAGCCAATGGTCAAAGGTCAGCTGGAGCTAGTTACAGAGCCCCCTCCCATGCCCTGACCAGTCCCCAGAGAGAAGCTAGCCCCTCAAGGGTGGACATGACAACCATTAGGCCTCAGCATCACAACACTAGAGGGGAGGATATCCCTCTATCTACTGTTAATAATAGATATTCCAGGATGGGAAAAATAACTGTGGCCCCTCAAG AAGGTCCCTCACCTCTCACCAGCCTCCAGACATCTCATGACAGACCTCAGGCCCAtcaggtggtggaggaggacagtggggTTCTGCTGCATGCTTTGCTCATGGTGCCTAATGGAAAGGACTTTAGCTGTGGACCCATGCAGCCTCCTAATGTCTACTTGAACTGTAAGCTCTTTGGCCAGGATGAGACGTCCAGATCAGTGATCAGCTGGGGCCAGGCAAACCCCTCGTTCAACTTTGTACAG GTGGCTCCTGTGGCCTTGACCTCGAGGCTGCTAGAGAGGATGAGGAACAATGTGATGGTGATTGAGGTTTGGCAGAGAGCAGGAAGCTTAGGGCAGGATCGGCTCCTAGGGCTGGTCAAACTACCCCTCCACCAGTTCTACATGTCCTTCAG AGATCCCAAGATTTCCCACCTTCTGCTTCAGGCTCAGTACCCAGTGTTAGGGGTGGACAGCTACATGCCAGTCATTGATGTGTTTTCAGGCATTATTAAGGGAAACCTCCGGGTGCTTCTAGCCATGGGTCTATCTGTCCAAATAGTATCTCTGCAGCATATGAGGGATGAAGAActtgtctctgtgtctcatctCCCAAGACCAGGCCATTTGCTGGATCACCAACCACACAAG GTGAAGCCGTCTCCCGAGGAGACTATGAGAGAGCACTTGTTTGTggtgagagtggagagagtgaaggggctgacaccactacagtctacagtctggGGGGAGGCTGACTGTTATGTCCAGTACACCTTCCCTACTCAGGAGGAGCCTCCTGCTCAAAGTCTGGACCCAAATCTGTTAAACTGCA gtGTGAATCTGAGGCAGTTCCGTACCACCACTACCCTGTGTGTTCCTGACCCAGTGTTTGGCCACAGTGAGAGTCACGTGCTGCTGGCTCCTGTAGAAGTCCCAGTCCAGAGACTGCTACTCAGCTCTTTCTCCAGCCAGGGCCTGGCCAATGGAGGAGGCATCCCGTTTGAAGTGTGGTGCAG GTACTATTACCCAAATGTCCGGGACCAGTTGGTGGCTAAAGGGATGCTGCCCCTGTCCAAGCTGTGCGCCATGGTGACCATGCAGAGACAACAGCCCACTGAAGCCCAGGTCTTCTCCCTTCCGCTGATGCCCAGGACTGACAGCCCTGCTGGACACCAACCTCAGCCCTCAG GATTGCTTGATGTGTTTGTTCATTACAAACAACGTCAGTTGATATCTGATGTAAGGagtgggggggctgcctctcgggtgGTGACCATGGTGGTTCAGGTGCACAGGGCAGCAGGACTACAGGCAGCAGCAAG GGCTTTGTCAGAGCAAGATGAAACGTTTCAGTACTATGCTGATGTTGGGGTGAATGTGTACGTTACtgcccatctctccttcctgcctGAGAGTGAGAGGCGCAGTACCCGTGTGGCCGCCAGGACCTTCTGCCCAGAGTTTGACCACCACACCGAGTTCCCCTGTGAGCTGCAG GTCCAGAGGAGCTCTGGGGAGACCTGCAGCCTGGCTGAGCTCCTGCAGCAGGCCACAGCTGTCTTCACTGTCTGGAATAGAGACAGTCGCATGG GGATGGTCAGCCCGAGATCAAAGAATACTCTGTTGGGTACAGTGAGAATTCAGCTGGCTGATCTCATCCATAAAAGAACAG GGATCAGTGGGTGGTTTGGTGTGTCTCTGCCGAAGGACCTGACCTCATCTCCCAGACATCACATATTCGTGGGCGGCCTGGACATCTCCATCAACTTTGCACACCATGCAGATAGAGAGAGGGTCATCACTGCCGCCCAGGGCCTGGgctgggaggtggggagggaggaggaggaagaggagctaCCCAATGAGGGAGATATGTGGGCTGAGACTCCAAGGACGGTGTCCCTGACCATGTCCATGCCCAGAGCTTGGCTGCCTGTCCACTGTCTCCTCCTGCCTGGACACAGCGAGCTGCAGCGCTCCACCTACTGCTACTTTAGATATAAACTCTACGACGGAGAGGCCTTCTGCTCCCAGCTCAGACACCCTGGCCtgtctgtggaggagggaggtggaggggaagagggCCTGGCCACGGTGGCCTTCAGAGGAAGCAGGACTGTGGAGCTGAGGAGCAGCCAGCCCCTGCTGTGGTACCTCCGGGAGGAGAAGCTTGAGATTCAGGTGTGGGTGGCCTTTGGGAAGGACAGGAGACCTAGGCCTCATGACATGGACCGGCTGGTGGGCTCAGCCTTCGTGGACCTCTCCTCCCTGGCCAAGATGGCAAGGCACAAGCTGAATCTCAGTG gtgtgtacCCCCTGTTCAGGCGCTCCGCCCCAGATCTGAGTGGAGCTGCCCTGAGGGTCCACATCACCCTGACCCCTGGATCCCTCCCAGAGGCGCACACACCTGGAGGACGGGATAGCCAGGACCAGGAGAACTGTGACAGCCAGGGagatgagaaggagggagggcagggagtcCCCTCATCCACAGCAGCTGTGTCCAGACAGTCTGGAACACCCAGCAGACACCAGACCAAGTCCTCAGTGAGTGTAGAGCCTTCACCGCCCTTCGAGGTCAGCATGGAGGACACGTTCACTGTCACCATCACTGTGGACAGGGCCATGCACCTCAGTCTTAAAG GCTGTCCTCTAGCTGAGCGTAGTGGAGTGCTGCCTAGTTGTTGGGTGTCCTACGTCACGACTGACTCTGCTGAACCAGTCACCACAGCTCTCATAGCAGACAGTCACTGCCCCGTCTGGGACCACCAGCAGGAGTGCAG GCTGTCAAAGCAACTTCTTCTGGATCCACAACAGTCCCTGGTGTTCAAAGTCTGGCACAAAGGAG ATGTGGAGCGTGTGATTGGGTTTGCCTCAGTGGACCTGTCCCCTCTCCTGTCAGgcttccagtcagtgtgtggctGGTACAACATCACTGACTTCAATGGCCAGTGCCAGGGCCAGCTCAAAGTGTCTGTCTCCCCACTTAAGGGAGTCCAGGAGCTGCGGAGTCAGAGACAGGCTGTGTGTGACGGCAACAAAGACTCCTCA GCTTTGTTCCAGACCCTGCCCCTCTATTACCACACGACAGCCACATACAGCAGCTTCCCCTCCCACGTCAGCCGCTACACAGAGCAGAGGATCAACTCCACACCCCACCTTTCTGACAGGCTGCTGCCAGAAAG GTCCAGTGAAAGTGACCGGCATGATGAGCACATGGACAGGGTGCGACTGTACCACCAGAGTCttcaggaggggggagggggccaCCCCACCAGTGCTGCTGCGGTGGACGCCCATCCCtccagctctgttctgttctcagcaCTCCG GAAGAACCTAAGTGAGTTGGATGACATCCAGAGGTACTTCAGCCATAAGCTGTCCACCCCTACCTTCCCCTCTCAAAGTGAGCAGGGCCAGCGCTCCAGACTGGACGAGCACCAGGTCTCAGACACAGACTCCTCCCAGCTCCTTCTCAAGTCCACCCGCCTGGTTGGGGAGGTTAACAACCTCATCAGTG tcattggcagcagagaactggaaggacaggcggccaaagaaagaattggttttgggggtgaccagagagatatacctgctggagcgcgtgctacag GTCTACAGGGACATCATCGCATGGAGACAATACCTTCTAGCCCCAAGAACAGCTCAACAACTCCCCCTGTTCCAGATGACCCCCACCTGCCCGAAGGCTATGAAACATTCCCCCAGAGTGCTCCATGTTTCCATAAAGCATCAGGCTCCCCCCAGGAGGATTTGTCTCCTGTCCCTTCACCTGTACCATGTATGTATCAGGAACACAGTGATTCTCAggctgatgaagaggaggaggacaaggcCCCTGCATCTGAAGATGATGAAGGAGGAGGtcccagagaggaggaagaggatggagattATGAGGAGACCGTGGTAGAGCCCAGGCCTCTGAATGAGTTTGCATCTctaacagacagaaccagccccTGGACCAGCCTGCTGTCAGACCCAGACCTAGCCTCTCTGGAGAGTCTGGAGACACCAGAGGAGCGCCAAGCCTTGGACTACTCCTACCACCCCAGTCTCACCCAACAGGAGGGGGAGAGGTCTGATCTGCAGACTGACACCCTGCAGGCTTGGAGGTCTAGTGAGGCCATAGGCAGCAGACTAGAGGAGagggagcaacatgttaactctGAATTCTCTCATGGACCAGACACAGATGAGGAGGAAGACACTGTGAGTGATGGTGAGAGGACACTCCAAACCTCTGACAATGAGGCAGCACTACATCAGGAGTCCATCACTGCTGCTCTACACGAACAGtccttattgtgtagtggagagACTGCTAGCAGGGTTCCTGGTGACAGAGAAGCTCTGTCAGAGGTTGAGACCTCCGGGTTGTTGTACGACACAGCTGCTTTCTCAGAAGAGGACACAGAACATGTTGTCACATCTGACACATATCAGCCAGAAACGTTCCTACACAAAGAAGACAACAGGAAGTCTAAACA CTCTGACCCTGTGGAGATCCCTAATTTCTTCCTCTCATCTCACCACATGGAGGCTTCTATGAGAGCGCTACGCATAGCACCTGTCTTCCCCCTGGCCTCTTCTGACCCA AAAAAGAGCTCTCTTAGACATGGGATTCTCTGTCGGCGCGTTCCTCGTCCCAGGCCCAATATACCACCGTCGTCCATGAAGAAAGAAGAGACCAAGAGAATAGCAAAGATATTTGCATCTCATTTTAAAGACTAA